The Devosia sp. YIM 151766 genome includes a region encoding these proteins:
- a CDS encoding EamA family transporter, whose amino-acid sequence MRPDSVVFPVLLVTLGMAFTQTGASFAKMLFPLVGANGATALRLTLAAFVLVAVFRPWRHRLDRRHWRAVLLYGGAMGAMNLFFYAALEHIPLGIAVALEFTGPLAVALFGARKPLDFLWIVLALAGFGLLLPWGDTQGDISAIGVVFALCAGACWAGYIIFGQRAGTGGGPHIAALGVATAAIIALPFGAASAGAALLDPAILPLGLAVALLSSAIPYALDMVALPHIPARLFGILMSGQPALAALSGLVILHEVLAPAQLAGIAAIIAASIGATITIARRQSPPIA is encoded by the coding sequence GTGCGGCCAGATTCCGTCGTTTTTCCCGTCCTTCTCGTCACCCTCGGCATGGCCTTCACCCAGACCGGGGCCAGCTTCGCCAAAATGCTGTTTCCGCTGGTCGGCGCCAATGGCGCCACGGCGCTGCGCCTGACACTGGCCGCTTTCGTCCTGGTCGCCGTCTTCCGGCCCTGGCGCCACCGGCTCGACCGCCGGCACTGGCGCGCCGTTCTGCTCTATGGCGGCGCCATGGGGGCGATGAACCTGTTCTTCTACGCCGCGCTCGAACATATCCCGCTCGGCATCGCCGTGGCCCTCGAATTTACCGGCCCGCTGGCCGTCGCCCTGTTCGGGGCCCGCAAGCCGCTCGATTTCCTGTGGATCGTGCTGGCGCTGGCCGGCTTCGGCCTGCTCCTGCCCTGGGGCGACACGCAGGGGGACATTTCTGCCATCGGCGTGGTCTTCGCCCTGTGTGCCGGCGCCTGCTGGGCCGGCTATATCATTTTCGGCCAGCGCGCCGGCACCGGCGGCGGCCCGCATATCGCCGCCCTCGGCGTCGCCACGGCGGCTATCATCGCCCTGCCCTTCGGCGCCGCCAGCGCCGGCGCCGCCCTGCTCGATCCGGCCATCCTGCCGCTGGGCCTCGCCGTCGCCCTGCTCTCCAGCGCCATTCCCTATGCGCTCGACATGGTCGCCCTGCCCCATATCCCGGCGCGCCTTTTCGGCATATTGATGAGCGGCCAGCCCGCCTTGGCCGCGCTGTCGGGCCTCGTTATCCTGCACGAAGTCCTGGCGCCGGCCCAGCTCGCCGGCATTGCCGCCATCATCGCCGCCTCGATCGGCGCCACGATCACGATTGCCCGCCGCCAATCACCGCCGATTGCCTGA
- the purU gene encoding formyltetrahydrofolate deformylase gives MSSANFVLTLSCADRPGIVAAITTELAALNANIAESNQFWDRETGRFFMRLAFAAPEQVSRDHIETALKSPIARFDMQTALTDRSRKKRLVIMVSKFDHTLLHLLYQIRVGWLDAEVAAVISNHEDARRIAEDAGIPYHYLPVTKDTKAAQEAQVLDLVKSSGADLVVLARYMQVLSDNLSTRLFGQVINIHHSFLPSFKGAKPYHQAHERGVKIIGATAHYVTPDLDEGPIIEQETARVTHAMSPEDLVAAGRDIESRVLARAVKLHLESRVMLNGKKTVVFG, from the coding sequence GTGTCTTCGGCCAATTTCGTCCTCACCCTCAGCTGCGCCGACCGCCCCGGCATCGTCGCGGCCATCACTACCGAGCTGGCGGCGCTCAATGCCAATATCGCCGAAAGCAACCAGTTCTGGGACCGGGAGACCGGCCGCTTCTTCATGCGCCTGGCCTTCGCCGCCCCCGAACAGGTCAGCCGCGACCACATCGAGACAGCGCTGAAATCGCCCATTGCCCGCTTCGACATGCAGACGGCCCTGACCGACCGCAGCCGCAAGAAGCGCCTGGTCATCATGGTCTCCAAATTCGATCATACGCTGCTGCACCTGCTCTACCAGATTCGCGTCGGCTGGCTCGACGCCGAGGTCGCCGCCGTGATCTCCAATCATGAGGATGCCCGCAGGATCGCCGAGGATGCCGGCATTCCCTATCATTACCTGCCGGTCACCAAGGACACCAAGGCCGCCCAGGAAGCGCAGGTCCTCGACCTGGTCAAATCCAGCGGCGCCGATCTGGTGGTCCTGGCCCGTTACATGCAGGTGCTGTCGGACAATCTCTCCACCCGGCTGTTCGGCCAGGTGATCAATATCCACCATTCGTTCCTGCCCAGCTTCAAGGGCGCCAAGCCCTATCACCAGGCCCATGAGCGCGGCGTCAAGATCATCGGCGCCACCGCCCATTACGTCACGCCCGACCTCGACGAAGGCCCGATCATCGAGCAGGAAACCGCCCGCGTCACCCATGCGATGAGCCCCGAAGACCTGGTCGCCGCCGGCCGCGACATCGAAAGCCGCGTCCTCGCCCGCGCCGTCAAGCTCCACCTGGAAAGCCGCGTCATGCTCAATGGCAAGAAGACCGTGGTGTTCGGCTGA
- a CDS encoding cation:proton antiporter: MYQDSPLIATIVAGLVLACIFGMVAKRFRWPPLVGYLLAGILVGPLMSGFGADPAAGPQLAELGLILLMFGLGLRFSLKDLMKVRAPAIVGAVAQIGFATLLGTGLGLSLGWSPGGALLFGLALSMASAMVLLATLHDGPLAESEAGRLAMGWLIVGNFVLVLALVLLPSLAGLYGIDSGLHDPFVSLVERLVGAPIGIGGVLALLVVKLAAFAGFMLVMGRRIIPWLLHFTDRGGSRELFRLAVLALALGLALGSAALFGVSLALGAFFAGMILAEDEFSHRAAIGTLPLREAFPVLFFLSLGMVFDPMILVEQPLSVLATLFIIIIGKSVAAFALAMLFRRGVDTALTLAASLAQIGEFSFILAGMGAALTILPAEGRDLILAGALLSIMLNPLVFRLAEGLRPAMEARFGPSPIPAPVEPGMAASEPAPVEPQLPPGENVLVGAAAPSEPAKAVEAEPEPEIAAEIEVKPAEIEVVEAEIVEAAPADPPEDQEPAPAVPPAELTPIEVTPVAPEEDAGDVGEPAVAADAAPPAVPDESAEAASGDGADAPEAVEVVVPPVEPEPRGRRGKRKK; encoded by the coding sequence ATGTATCAAGACAGCCCATTGATCGCCACGATCGTCGCGGGGCTGGTGCTGGCCTGCATTTTCGGGATGGTGGCCAAGCGGTTCCGCTGGCCGCCGCTGGTGGGATATCTGCTGGCCGGCATTCTGGTGGGGCCGCTCATGTCCGGCTTCGGCGCCGATCCCGCAGCGGGGCCGCAATTGGCGGAGCTGGGCCTGATCCTGCTGATGTTCGGACTGGGCCTGCGTTTCTCGCTGAAGGACCTGATGAAGGTGCGGGCGCCGGCCATTGTCGGGGCGGTGGCGCAGATCGGATTTGCCACGCTGCTGGGTACGGGGCTGGGGCTGTCGCTGGGCTGGAGTCCGGGCGGGGCGCTGCTGTTCGGGCTGGCGCTGTCCATGGCCTCGGCCATGGTGCTGCTGGCGACGCTGCATGACGGGCCATTGGCCGAGAGCGAGGCGGGCCGGCTCGCCATGGGCTGGCTGATCGTCGGCAATTTCGTTCTGGTGCTGGCCCTGGTGCTGCTGCCTTCCCTTGCCGGGCTGTACGGCATCGACAGCGGCCTGCACGATCCTTTCGTGTCGCTGGTCGAGCGGTTGGTGGGCGCACCGATCGGCATCGGGGGCGTCCTGGCGCTGCTCGTGGTCAAGCTGGCGGCTTTTGCCGGCTTCATGCTGGTCATGGGCCGGCGGATCATCCCCTGGCTGCTGCATTTCACCGATCGTGGCGGCAGCCGCGAATTGTTCCGGCTGGCGGTCCTGGCGCTGGCCCTCGGCCTGGCCCTGGGCTCGGCGGCGCTGTTCGGGGTGTCGCTGGCGCTGGGCGCTTTTTTCGCCGGCATGATCCTGGCGGAAGACGAGTTCAGCCACCGCGCCGCCATCGGGACGCTGCCGCTGCGCGAAGCGTTTCCGGTTCTGTTCTTCCTGTCGCTGGGCATGGTGTTCGACCCGATGATCCTGGTGGAGCAGCCGCTCTCGGTGCTGGCGACGCTGTTCATCATCATCATCGGCAAGTCGGTGGCGGCATTCGCCCTGGCCATGCTGTTCCGGCGCGGGGTGGACACGGCGCTGACCCTTGCCGCCTCATTGGCGCAGATCGGCGAATTCTCCTTCATTCTCGCCGGCATGGGCGCCGCCTTGACCATCTTGCCGGCCGAGGGCAGGGACCTGATCCTGGCCGGGGCGCTCTTGTCCATCATGCTCAATCCGCTGGTGTTCCGACTGGCGGAGGGGCTGCGGCCGGCCATGGAGGCGCGGTTCGGCCCCTCGCCAATCCCGGCGCCGGTCGAGCCGGGCATGGCGGCGTCGGAGCCGGCCCCTGTCGAGCCGCAATTGCCGCCGGGAGAAAATGTGCTGGTGGGCGCGGCGGCGCCATCCGAGCCGGCAAAAGCGGTCGAGGCCGAGCCCGAGCCGGAGATTGCGGCGGAGATCGAGGTGAAACCGGCGGAGATCGAGGTGGTGGAGGCCGAAATCGTGGAAGCGGCGCCGGCCGATCCGCCGGAAGACCAGGAGCCGGCCCCGGCCGTGCCGCCGGCTGAGCTGACGCCGATCGAGGTTACGCCGGTTGCGCCGGAAGAGGATGCCGGCGATGTTGGGGAGCCGGCGGTGGCGGCGGACGCAGCGCCGCCGGCCGTCCCCGACGAGAGTGCGGAAGCGGCCTCCGGGGATGGCGCCGACGCGCCCGAAGCTGTAGAGGTCGTCGTGCCGCCGGTTGAGCCGGAGCCAAGGGGACGGCGCGGCAAGAGGAAGAAATGA
- a CDS encoding aldo/keto reductase, with protein sequence MEYRQLGRSGLKVSVLTMGTMTFGGSEKIGNTDLAGASRQVDMCLEAGINLYDSANVYNAGVSEEILGAVLAENGRRQRALIATKVRFKMGDGPNEIGLSRHHIMQQAEASLKRLKTDVIDLYQVHEWDGLTPIEETMEALDALVRQGKVRYIGCSNYSGWHISKALMAADRRHAARFVSQQIHYSLHSRDAEYELVPISQDQGLGILVWSPLAGGLLSGKYRRDGGPESGRHVGGFREPPVYDREKLYDVIDTIVAIAETRGVSGAQVALSWLLGRPGVTSVIIGGRNESQFADNIAAAQFALSAEERARLDAVSRPPLLYPYWHQSFTAQDRLSRIDLDLIGPYAEEFKRG encoded by the coding sequence ATGGAATATCGTCAGCTCGGCCGTTCGGGGCTCAAGGTCTCGGTCCTGACCATGGGAACCATGACGTTTGGCGGCAGCGAGAAGATCGGCAATACCGATCTGGCCGGGGCCAGCCGGCAGGTGGATATGTGCCTGGAAGCCGGGATCAATCTCTATGACAGCGCCAATGTCTATAATGCAGGGGTTTCCGAAGAAATCCTGGGCGCGGTGCTGGCCGAGAACGGGCGGCGGCAGCGGGCGCTGATCGCCACCAAGGTGCGGTTCAAGATGGGGGACGGGCCGAACGAGATCGGGCTGTCGCGCCACCACATCATGCAGCAGGCCGAGGCCAGCCTGAAACGGCTCAAGACCGATGTCATCGATCTCTATCAGGTGCATGAATGGGACGGGCTGACGCCTATCGAGGAAACGATGGAGGCGCTCGACGCCTTGGTGCGGCAGGGCAAGGTGCGCTATATCGGCTGCTCGAATTATTCGGGCTGGCATATCAGCAAGGCGCTGATGGCTGCCGACCGGCGCCATGCGGCGCGCTTCGTTTCCCAGCAGATTCACTATTCGCTGCATAGTCGCGACGCCGAATATGAGCTGGTGCCGATTTCCCAGGACCAGGGGCTGGGCATCCTGGTGTGGTCGCCGCTGGCCGGCGGGCTGCTCTCGGGCAAATATCGCCGCGATGGCGGGCCGGAAAGCGGACGGCATGTCGGCGGGTTCCGCGAGCCGCCGGTCTATGACCGGGAAAAGCTCTATGACGTCATCGACACCATTGTCGCCATCGCCGAAACGCGCGGCGTCTCGGGGGCGCAGGTGGCGCTGAGCTGGCTCCTGGGGCGGCCGGGCGTCACCTCGGTGATTATCGGCGGGCGCAATGAAAGCCAGTTCGCCGACAATATCGCGGCGGCGCAGTTCGCGCTCAGCGCCGAGGAGCGGGCGCGGCTCGACGCCGTCAGCCGGCCGCCGCTGCTCTATCCCTATTGGCACCAATCGTTCACGGCGCAGGATCGGCTGAGCCGGATCGATCTCGATCTCATCGGACCCTATGCGGAGGAATTCAAGCGTGGCTGA
- a CDS encoding YciI family protein has translation MLYAILCYNDENEVSRWTEEEDAACMERLGAVQAGMSARGKLGPVVRLWNTDEARTLKKSSGDPVIVDGPFAETKEQFLGFYVADCDSMDEAMEFAKQLAVANPGTGSYEIRPLRYFGDNKLASA, from the coding sequence ATGCTCTATGCAATCCTGTGCTATAATGACGAGAACGAAGTGTCCCGCTGGACCGAGGAGGAAGACGCCGCCTGCATGGAGCGACTCGGCGCGGTCCAGGCCGGCATGAGCGCCAGGGGCAAGCTCGGCCCGGTCGTCCGGCTGTGGAATACCGACGAGGCGCGGACGCTGAAAAAGTCCTCCGGCGATCCCGTCATCGTCGATGGCCCCTTTGCCGAGACCAAGGAACAATTTCTCGGCTTCTATGTCGCCGATTGCGACTCGATGGATGAGGCGATGGAGTTTGCCAAGCAATTGGCCGTCGCCAATCCGGGCACTGGCTCCTATGAGATCAGACCGCTGCGTTATTTTGGCGATAACAAGCTGGCGTCAGCCTGA
- a CDS encoding Rrf2 family transcriptional regulator: protein MISQKAKYALRALVSLARAGRGENRMIGEISREQAIPKKFLEQILLELKRAGFVASRRGRMGGYGLLMAPEDITYGEVLRLIDGPIAPLPCLSKIAYRKCEDCQDESSCEIRHVFERVTLATRAVLDRTSLADSLNLEDLPVDEVA, encoded by the coding sequence ATGATTTCGCAGAAGGCAAAATATGCCCTGCGCGCCCTGGTGTCGCTGGCGCGGGCGGGGCGCGGGGAAAATCGCATGATCGGTGAGATTTCGCGCGAACAGGCGATCCCCAAGAAATTTCTCGAGCAGATTCTTTTGGAGCTGAAACGCGCCGGCTTCGTCGCCAGCCGCCGCGGCCGCATGGGCGGCTATGGGCTGCTCATGGCCCCCGAGGACATCACGTATGGCGAAGTGCTGCGGCTGATCGACGGCCCGATCGCGCCGCTGCCCTGCCTGTCCAAGATCGCCTATCGCAAATGCGAGGATTGCCAGGACGAGAGCTCCTGCGAAATCCGTCACGTCTTCGAACGGGTGACGCTGGCCACGCGGGCGGTGCTCGACCGCACCAGCCTGGCCGATTCGCTGAACCTCGAGGACCTGCCGGTCGACGAGGTGGCGTGA
- the panC gene encoding pantoate--beta-alanine ligase, which translates to MTLILKDKAALRAWRAALPAGQKLAFVATMGALHAGHVSLMEQARQAADLVIVSIFVNPLQFGPNEDLSRYPRPLEADLARLEAAGVDALFLPSVADMYPEGASTFVDESMVSLPLCGAERPGHFRGVATVVLKLFNLVQPHVALFGQKDAQQCAVIERMVRDLDVPVEIRRGAIVREADGLALSSRNIYLSPADRAEAPLIYQSLRAVEAAYRAGEHDAEKLAALGLAELAKSERIVPQYWEVRDPESLGVIAKVGSRGALLAVAAQLGTTRLIDNLLLVPAIAASADRLADC; encoded by the coding sequence ATGACTTTGATTTTAAAGGACAAAGCGGCGCTGCGGGCCTGGCGCGCGGCTTTGCCGGCGGGACAGAAACTGGCTTTCGTGGCGACCATGGGGGCGCTGCATGCCGGGCATGTCAGCCTGATGGAACAGGCGCGGCAGGCGGCGGACCTGGTGATCGTTTCGATCTTCGTCAACCCGCTGCAATTCGGGCCGAACGAGGATTTGTCGCGCTATCCGCGACCGCTCGAGGCCGATCTGGCGCGGCTCGAAGCGGCGGGGGTGGATGCGCTTTTCCTGCCTTCGGTGGCGGACATGTATCCCGAAGGCGCGTCGACTTTCGTTGATGAATCAATGGTTTCGCTGCCATTGTGCGGGGCGGAGCGGCCCGGGCATTTTCGCGGCGTGGCGACGGTGGTGCTGAAGCTGTTCAATCTCGTGCAGCCGCATGTGGCGCTGTTCGGGCAGAAGGATGCGCAGCAATGTGCGGTCATCGAGCGCATGGTGCGGGACCTCGACGTGCCGGTGGAAATCCGGCGCGGCGCCATCGTGCGCGAGGCCGATGGCCTGGCGCTGAGCTCGCGGAATATCTATCTGTCGCCCGCGGACCGGGCCGAGGCGCCGCTTATTTATCAAAGCCTTAGAGCGGTCGAGGCGGCTTATCGGGCGGGCGAGCACGATGCGGAAAAGCTGGCCGCGCTGGGGCTGGCGGAGCTGGCGAAGTCGGAGCGGATCGTGCCGCAATATTGGGAAGTGCGGGACCCCGAAAGCCTTGGCGTCATCGCCAAGGTGGGATCGCGCGGGGCGCTGCTGGCGGTCGCGGCGCAATTGGGGACGACCAGACTTATCGACAATCTTTTGCTTGTCCCGGCCATTGCCGCATCGGCGGATCGGTTAGCAGACTGTTAA
- the panB gene encoding 3-methyl-2-oxobutanoate hydroxymethyltransferase, with protein MSAHTPTRRLTIRDIAAMRQRGEAIAMLTAYDATMARLVEMAGTDMILIGDSLGNVVLGHETTLPVTLDDMIRHAAAVKRGSSRALLVCDLPFGSVSGPDAALANAVRVMKETGVEAVKVEGGLVMVPVVERLVAHGIAVIAHIGLTPQAVHQMGGYYMHGKDEASAARLRQEAKALEAAGAFAIVLECVTPALAAEITHALTIPTIGIGSGKDCAGQVLVINDLIGLNTSPPPSFAKPRADVAAIIRAAVGDYVAETKAERQPIPLPRRAE; from the coding sequence ATGTCGGCCCACACCCCCACCAGGCGTCTCACCATCCGCGACATCGCCGCCATGCGGCAGCGCGGCGAAGCCATCGCCATGCTCACCGCCTATGACGCCACCATGGCCAGGCTGGTCGAAATGGCCGGGACGGACATGATCCTGATCGGCGACAGCCTCGGCAATGTGGTGCTGGGACACGAAACCACCCTGCCGGTGACGCTGGACGACATGATCCGGCATGCCGCGGCGGTAAAGCGCGGCTCGTCGCGGGCCTTGCTGGTCTGCGACCTGCCCTTCGGCTCGGTTTCCGGTCCGGATGCGGCGCTGGCCAATGCCGTCCGGGTGATGAAGGAAACCGGCGTCGAGGCCGTGAAGGTCGAAGGCGGATTGGTCATGGTGCCGGTCGTCGAGCGGCTGGTGGCCCATGGCATCGCCGTGATCGCCCATATCGGCTTGACGCCGCAAGCGGTGCACCAGATGGGCGGCTATTACATGCATGGCAAGGACGAGGCCTCGGCGGCGCGCTTGCGCCAGGAGGCCAAGGCGCTGGAAGCGGCGGGCGCCTTCGCCATCGTGCTCGAATGCGTGACCCCCGCCCTGGCGGCCGAGATCACGCACGCGCTGACCATTCCCACTATCGGCATCGGCTCGGGCAAGGATTGCGCCGGCCAGGTGCTGGTGATCAACGACCTGATCGGGCTCAATACCAGCCCGCCGCCGAGTTTTGCCAAGCCGCGCGCCGATGTCGCCGCGATCATCCGGGCGGCAGTGGGCGATTATGTCGCCGAAACCAAGGCGGAGCGGCAACCGATCCCGCTGCCGCGACGGGCCGAATAA
- a CDS encoding AAA family ATPase: protein MTPVWSAQQDAALIAVSQWLKDRNGPQVFRLFGWAGTGKSTLAVHLAQDVRVVKYAAFTGKAAMVMRKRGCKGAQTIHSLIYTLVSEKEGEPRFVLDPESPAADADLIVIDEVSMVDEQLGADLLSFGVKVLVLGDPFQLPPVQGAGFFINEEPDIMLTEIHRQAADNPIIQLSMAVREGGVLDHGRYGESLVVGRDAVDRNAVLEADQVLVGRNKTRLTYNDRLRELKGLPFHEPVVGDRMVCLRNNPRKRLLNGQIWIVTEVTRRANGKYSLLLADDEGKGETRVLTHKAFFSGEEEAMGWAERRQFDEFTFGYCLTVHKAQGSQWDNVYLFDESFVFREERARWLYTGITRAAERITIVS, encoded by the coding sequence ATGACGCCGGTCTGGTCCGCACAGCAGGACGCGGCCCTGATCGCCGTTTCCCAATGGCTCAAGGACAGGAACGGGCCGCAGGTCTTCCGCCTGTTCGGCTGGGCGGGGACCGGCAAATCGACGCTGGCCGTGCATCTGGCGCAGGACGTGCGGGTGGTCAAATACGCCGCCTTCACCGGCAAGGCGGCAATGGTGATGCGCAAGCGCGGCTGCAAGGGCGCGCAGACCATCCATAGCCTGATCTATACGCTGGTCAGCGAGAAGGAGGGCGAGCCGCGCTTCGTGCTCGACCCGGAAAGCCCGGCCGCCGATGCCGATCTCATCGTCATCGACGAGGTGTCGATGGTGGACGAGCAATTGGGCGCCGACCTCCTGTCCTTCGGGGTCAAGGTGCTGGTGCTGGGCGATCCGTTCCAATTGCCGCCGGTGCAGGGGGCCGGGTTCTTCATCAATGAGGAACCCGACATCATGCTGACCGAAATCCACCGCCAGGCGGCGGATAATCCGATCATCCAGCTCTCGATGGCGGTGCGCGAGGGCGGCGTGCTCGATCACGGGCGTTATGGGGAAAGCCTGGTCGTCGGGCGCGACGCGGTGGACCGCAATGCCGTGCTGGAGGCCGATCAGGTGCTGGTGGGGCGCAACAAGACGCGGCTGACCTATAATGACCGGCTGCGGGAGCTCAAGGGCCTGCCCTTTCACGAGCCGGTCGTGGGCGACCGCATGGTGTGCCTCAGGAACAATCCGCGCAAACGCCTGCTCAACGGGCAGATCTGGATCGTCACCGAGGTGACGCGGCGCGCCAATGGCAAATATTCGCTGCTGCTGGCCGATGACGAGGGCAAGGGCGAAACGCGGGTGCTGACCCACAAGGCCTTCTTCTCGGGCGAGGAAGAGGCGATGGGCTGGGCCGAAAGACGGCAATTCGACGAATTCACCTTCGGCTATTGCCTCACCGTGCACAAGGCGCAGGGCAGCCAATGGGACAATGTCTATCTGTTCGACGAGAGCTTCGTGTTCCGCGAGGAGCGGGCACGCTGGCTCTATACGGGGATCACCAGGGCGGCGGAGCGGATCACTATTGTGAGCTGA
- the coaBC gene encoding bifunctional phosphopantothenoylcysteine decarboxylase/phosphopantothenate--cysteine ligase CoaBC, protein MANILIAVSGSISAYKIADLVSELGKAGHQAQCLLTASAREFVSPLVLETLSGRPARSEIFGPDVSGTEHIELARWADLLVFAPASANMLARLALGLADDLPSTVALASEAPMLIAPAMNTVMWEKPIVQQHLATLVQRGAQVVQPASGLLACGEIGMGKLAPIAEILTAIERAITPAKPDLAGQRILITAGPTTTAIDAVRYITNHSTGRMGAAMAEEALRRGAVVDYILGTDKGVVRPVAPRGAEGRLKLVEVRTAEEMAAAALEKLPLVQGIVATAAVMDYAVAAPSASKLKRASEAIALDLVPSVDVLGSLRKAAKGQWFLGFAAETDDVEAHGKGKLEAKGLDFLFANEVARLGSAGQTGFAVNTNAGLLFSARGERHELALGSKAEIARQIWDLIA, encoded by the coding sequence ATGGCCAATATCCTCATTGCCGTTTCGGGGTCGATCTCGGCCTATAAGATCGCCGATCTGGTGTCCGAACTCGGCAAGGCCGGGCATCAGGCGCAATGCCTGCTGACCGCAAGCGCCAGGGAATTCGTCAGTCCGCTGGTATTGGAAACCCTGAGCGGACGGCCGGCGCGCTCGGAAATATTCGGGCCCGATGTCTCGGGCACCGAGCATATCGAGCTGGCGCGCTGGGCGGATTTGCTGGTTTTTGCCCCGGCCAGCGCCAATATGCTGGCGCGGCTGGCACTGGGCCTGGCCGACGATCTGCCATCCACCGTCGCCCTGGCCAGCGAAGCGCCAATGTTGATCGCGCCGGCGATGAATACGGTGATGTGGGAAAAACCCATTGTGCAGCAACATCTTGCGACCCTGGTGCAGCGCGGCGCGCAGGTGGTGCAGCCGGCATCGGGCCTGCTGGCCTGTGGTGAAATCGGCATGGGCAAGCTGGCCCCAATCGCCGAAATCCTGACGGCGATCGAGCGGGCGATCACGCCGGCGAAACCAGACCTTGCGGGGCAGCGCATTCTCATCACCGCCGGGCCGACGACGACGGCCATCGACGCGGTGCGTTATATCACCAATCATTCGACCGGCCGGATGGGCGCGGCCATGGCAGAGGAAGCGCTGCGGCGCGGGGCCGTGGTCGATTACATATTGGGCACCGACAAGGGCGTGGTGCGGCCGGTGGCGCCGCGCGGGGCCGAGGGCCGGCTTAAGCTGGTCGAAGTGCGGACAGCCGAGGAGATGGCGGCGGCAGCGCTGGAAAAACTGCCGCTGGTTCAAGGAATTGTGGCGACGGCGGCGGTGATGGATTATGCGGTCGCCGCGCCCTCGGCGAGCAAGCTGAAGCGGGCTTCGGAAGCCATCGCGCTCGATCTCGTGCCGTCCGTGGATGTGCTGGGCAGCTTGCGGAAAGCGGCGAAAGGCCAATGGTTCCTGGGCTTTGCCGCCGAGACCGACGATGTCGAGGCGCATGGCAAGGGCAAGCTGGAAGCCAAGGGGCTGGATTTTCTCTTTGCCAATGAAGTGGCCAGGCTGGGCAGTGCGGGGCAGACGGGATTTGCCGTGAACACCAATGCCGGATTGCTGTTCTCGGCCAGGGGCGAGCGGCATGAACTGGCGCTGGGCAGCAAGGCCGAGATTGCCCGGCAAATCTGGGACCTGATTGCATGA
- a CDS encoding fumarylacetoacetate hydrolase family protein: MVIPGPRPVLVPVRGGGFFPVRRIYCVGRNYEEHIREMGNDVREPPFFFDKPADAIVIGGAPMAYPPETADLHHEIELVVAIGRDGSDIEAAAAPDHVFGYGAGLDMTRRDLQAQAKKAGRPWTFAKGFDQSAPLGELARASEIGHPEKGAITLAVNGVERQRGDLADQIWTVKETIAFLSRFVALKAGDLIMTGTPAGVGAVVRGDVLEGRIDNVGTVSTVIA; this comes from the coding sequence CTGGTTATTCCCGGGCCGCGGCCCGTGCTGGTGCCGGTGCGCGGCGGCGGTTTCTTTCCGGTGCGGCGCATCTATTGCGTCGGGCGGAATTATGAAGAGCATATCCGGGAAATGGGCAATGACGTGCGCGAGCCGCCATTCTTCTTCGACAAGCCCGCCGATGCGATCGTCATCGGCGGCGCGCCGATGGCCTATCCGCCCGAAACCGCCGACCTGCATCATGAAATCGAGCTGGTGGTGGCCATCGGCCGGGACGGCAGCGACATTGAAGCAGCGGCGGCGCCGGACCATGTGTTCGGCTATGGCGCCGGCCTCGACATGACACGGCGCGACTTGCAGGCCCAGGCCAAGAAGGCCGGGCGGCCCTGGACCTTTGCCAAGGGCTTCGATCAATCGGCGCCGCTGGGGGAATTAGCGCGCGCCAGCGAGATCGGGCATCCGGAAAAAGGCGCGATCACGCTTGCGGTCAATGGCGTGGAAAGGCAGCGCGGCGACCTGGCCGACCAGATCTGGACGGTTAAGGAAACCATCGCCTTTCTCAGCCGCTTCGTGGCGCTCAAGGCCGGCGACCTGATCATGACCGGCACGCCGGCCGGCGTCGGCGCGGTGGTGCGCGGCGACGTGTTGGAGGGCCGGATCGACAATGTCGGAACGGTCTCGACGGTCATCGCCTGA